A genome region from Triticum aestivum cultivar Chinese Spring chromosome 2B, IWGSC CS RefSeq v2.1, whole genome shotgun sequence includes the following:
- the LOC123041328 gene encoding F-box/kelch-repeat protein At1g67480-like → MLALVGAREALVQAQTCHRGIMPLKSLARPRLSPVTMTEKETNTHDGLIPGLPEDMAKICLALVPRRHFPAMGAVSRRWMSYIGSREFSAVRKEVRKIEELVYVLAAEAGEKGCRWEVLGERKNSAIPPMPGLAKVGFGVVVLYGKLCVIAGYAALHGKDSVSDEVYQYDARLNSALMNVHMHRWGALAKMNVARRDFACAEVDGTIYAAGGFGCSGHSLSSVEAYDPQQNRWRLIDGLRRPRWGCFACGLDSKLYIMGGRSSFTIGNSRFVDVYDPGRDRWEEIKRGCVMATSHAVVGETLFCVEWKNQRCLSAFSPSDGSWKKIPVPLTGSSSTRFCLGARGGKLLLLSQEEEGGYQTMTYDPAAAPGSEWGTSELKPSGLCLCSVTIQV, encoded by the exons ATGCTTGCACTTGTTGGAGCAAGGGAAGCCCTTGTTCAAGCACAGACGTGCCACCGTGGTATAATGCCGCTCAAGTCTCTGGCCAGGCCAAGGCTTTCTCCAGTTACCATGACCGAAAAAGAAACCAATACACACGACGGTCTAATACCCGGTTTGCCGGAAGACATGGCGAAGATATGCCTCGCTCTCGTCCCTCGGAGACACTTCCCTGCCATGGGTGCAGTGTCCAGGAGGTGGATGTCATACATCGGCAGTAGAGAGTTCAGTGCTGTCAGGAAGGAGGTTAGGAAGATTGAAGAGTTGGTCTATGTGCTTGCTGCTGAAGCTGGAGAAAAAGGGTGTCGCTGGGAGGTCTTGGGGGAGCGCAAAAACAGTGCAATTCCCCCTATGCCTGGGCTGGCCAAAGTTGGGTTCGGTGTGGTGGTTCTTTATGGGAAGTTGTGTGTCATTGCTGGCTATGCTGCTCTTCATGGGAAGGACTCTGTTTCTGACGAGGTTTACCAGTATGATGCTCGGCTTAACAG TGCTCTTATGAATGTTCATATGCATCGGTGGGGCGCACTTGCCAAGATGAATGTTGCGCGTCGCGACTTCGCCTGCGCCGAGGTCGACGGCACGATATACGCTGCCGGTGGATTCGGCTGCAGCGGCCACAGTCTGTCCAGCGTGGAAGCATACGATCCGCAGCAAAACAGATGGAGGCTGATCGACGGCCTCCGCAGGCCAAGGTGGGGCTGCTTCGCATGTGGGTTGGACAGCAAGCTGTACATAATGGGCGGCCGCTCGAGCTTCACGATCGGCAACTCCCGCTTCGTCGACGTCTACGATCCCGGCCGCGACCGCTGGGAGGAGATCAAGAGAGGCTGCGTCATGGCCACCTCGCACGCGGTTGTCGGCGAGACCTTGTTCTGCGTCGAGTGGAAGAACCAGCGCTGCCTCTCGGCGTTCAGCCCTTCGGACGGTTCTTGGAAGAAGATTCCGGTGCCGCTCACCGGCAGTTCAAGCACCAGGTTCTGCCTTGGGGCGCGCGGCGGGAAGCTGCTGCTGCTGTCGCAGGAGGAAGAGGGTGGGTATCAGACGATGACGTACGATCCGGCTGCGGCGCCGGGTTCTGAGTGGGGGACGTCGGAGCTGAAGCCGTCGGGGTTGTGCCTGTGCAGTGTGACCATTCAGGTTTGA